The following nucleotide sequence is from Vanrija pseudolonga chromosome 4, complete sequence.
GCGTCGCCAAGGTCCTCGAGAGCCAGAGCCAAAAGtacaaggtcggcgaccgcgtGTTCGGGCCGTTTGGCTGGACCGACTTtagcgtcgtcgacgactcgTTTGTGACTGCCCCTGCTGCGTGAGTGAGCCAGACCCCAGATGGCAGAGCTGACCGCCCCCAGCGAGCTGCCCGGCAAGCCGTACGCGTCCATCTCGCCCCTCGGCATGACGTCCCTCACGGCATACGGCGGCGCgatcgacgtgctcgacgtcaagCCCGAGCACACGGTCATCGTGTCCGGCGCCGCGGGTGCCGTCGGCCAGGTCGTTGTCCAGCTGGCCAAGAACGTCAAGGGCGCCAAGAAGGTCATTGGCATCGCTGGTGGCCCGGAGAAGGTCGCGTACCTCAAGTCGATTGGCGcggacgccgccgtcgactaCAAGGACCCCAACTGGAAGGACCACCTCGCGGCCATtgtcggcaaggacggcaTCGACCGCTTCTTTgacaatgtcggcggcgacatcTTTGACCACATCCTCACGGTGCTCAACATCCACGGCCGCATCGCGCTCTGCGGCCAGATCGCCGGCTACAACGGCCAGTACACGCCGTTCCCCCACTTTGTCGAAATTGCCTCCAAGCGCATTACGCTCCAGGGTGGGTGAAGATCTAGGAAGCTAATGCTGACGTACCAGGTTTCACCGTCGGTGACTACATCACCCGCTGGGCCGAGGTCTCCAAGGAGCTCCGCAAGCTCAtcgacgagggcaagctcaAGGTTGACAACGCTGAGACTGTCGTCCCGACCAAGATTGAGGATGTTCCCACTACCTGGACCCGCTTGTTCGAGGGCAAGAGCCGCGGAAAGCTCATCACTCAGCTCGAGGCGTAGGATCCGGCTGTGTATGTAGCCAGGCTGTGAGCTGGTCTGGCCAGGAAATGCTACACCACGTTCACAAGAATCGCATCTCATGTTGTTACAACTGACCGCACACGTCCTACTGCTTGACCGACTCGACCTGGTGAACCAccgccttgtccttctcATCGAGGTCGCGGATCGCCGACTCGCGGGCatccttctcggcctcctcggctccgtcgaggtccttgaccCAGATGGACcacacgccgcggcggttGCACTTGTGGGCCCACATGCCCATGCCGTAGAGCATGAGGGGTACGAAGCCCGTCATGGGGATGAGGAACGAgaggcgcgacgacgtgacgTCGGCCAGCGCAGCCTGCATGGACGGGtatgccgcgccgccggacACGCCGGCACacagcaggccgccgccgatctTGGTGTACCCGCCGAGGTTGGCCACTGCGATCGAGTAGATGACGGGGTAGCACGTCGACTCGAAGAGGAAGATGATGAACAGGCACCCGATGCCCGCCTTGCCGTGCAGGAGGGACGTGAGGATCGAGAAGATGaccaggccgacgccgttgACGGCCAGCGAGAATGCCGGGTCCACGTAGCGCAGAtagccgacgccgatgaaGCGGCCGACGGTGAACACTGCCTGGCAGCCCGAGAGGATGTTTGCGCCCATCGCCGAGTCGTAGCCGCCCTGCTCGATGACGTAGAAGACGGTAAAGGTGGCCACggcgacctgcgcgccgacgtaGAACCACTCGGCAGCGAACCCGAAGAGCGtgtggcgctggcggaggAAGCCGCGCCAGCCTTGCTCCTCCATGGTCTGCTCCTCTTCCGGCGTGACGTGCTGGCGCACCTCGGGCAGCTTGGCGAAATACACGCCAatgttgaggaggagcgcgaagACCGCCAGGGCGAGGTAGACGTACTGCACTGTGCCGAGCGAGTCCTTGTTGGCCTCGTTGAAGaaggcgtgcgcgccgatcTGCGGGCCGACAACGGTCGCGATGCCCTGGGTCCGTCAGTGGCGCCGGCAGCTAACACTCACGTTGAACGActgcgcgagcgtgaggcgGAACCCCGCGTGCTTGGCCGGGCCAAGCACAGTGATGTACGTGTTGGCGGCTACCTCGAGTGTGGCGAtgcccgacgccgcgacgaacGTGAACGCGACAAACATGCCATACTTGCCGTACTTTGCCGACGGCCAGAAGAGGATCGCGCCGATACTGaacaggccgaggccgataTGGATCCCCTTCTTGTATCCGATGCGGCGCATGACCCACCCCATGGGTGGGGACACGAGGAGCTGTGGCGTGAGTGGTGCCTTGCGTGTGGCGCGGCTTACATAGGCGATAAAGTACGAGAACTGGAGGAGCGTTGTCTGTACCTTGGTGAGGTTGAAGTTGTGCAGGAAGTGCTggttgagcacgtcgagcaggccgtaCGACAGGCCCCAGAGGAAGAACTGGCGTGAGCTGGCATGGCCAGGCAGGAGCCACTCACGAAGGACGTGACGAGGCTGAACGAGAAGATGAGCTGCCCGCGCGACAGCTGCGTGTAGTCCTGCGCTTGGACTGCCATGGTGAAGACGTCTTGTGGGGAAGAGCAAGTGAGGTGGAGCAGCAAGTGTGGGGCCCTGTCGGCTGCTCTCGCTGCCCTTTATCACGttgctcgccggcggcatcgaaCGTCAAACGACCCCGACATGTCGGATGGCCCCAAGCCGGGGTTAGTGGGGCGCGGTGCACGCGCGCAGACAGACAAGACAAACATCGGCGACTTGGCGACGGCTGCTCTGCCTGCTCGTCGTGTGGGAACGGCCCCGCCACCGGCGACATTTGGCCACTATGA
It contains:
- the yfmJ_1 gene encoding Putative NADP-dependent oxidoreductase YfmJ, which encodes MALRNSQRIWILNKAPTGPITSETFRLETRPLPALTAGQLLVQVQYISNDPVQRTFISAGPNAIIKPGSPLRSSGVAKVLESQSQKYKVGDRVFGPFGWTDFSVVDDSFVTAPAAELPGKPYASISPLGMTSLTAYGGAIDVLDVKPEHTVIVSGAAGAVGQVVVQLAKNVKGAKKVIGIAGGPEKVAYLKSIGADAAVDYKDPNWKDHLAAIVGKDGIDRFFDNVGGDIFDHILTVLNIHGRIALCGQIAGYNGQYTPFPHFVEIASKRITLQGFTVGDYITRWAEVSKELRKLIDEGKLKVDNAETVVPTKIEDVPTTWTRLFEGKSRGKLITQLEA
- the gluP_0 gene encoding Glucose/galactose transporter; the encoded protein is MAVQAQDYTQLSRGQLIFSFSLVTSFFFLWGLSYGLLDVLNQHFLHNFNLTKVQTTLLQFSYFIAYVSRATRKAPLTPQLLVSPPMGWVMRRIGYKKGIHIGLGLFSIGAILFWPSAKYGKYGMFVAFTFVAASGIATLEVAANTYITVLGPAKHAGFRLTLAQSFNGIATVVGPQIGAHAFFNEANKDSLGTVQYVYLALAVFALLLNIGVYFAKLPEVRQHVTPEEEQTMEEQGWRGFLRQRHTLFGFAAEWFYVGAQVAVATFTVFYVIEQGGYDSAMGANILSGCQAVFTVGRFIGVGYLRYVDPAFSLAVNGVGLVIFSILTSLLHGKAGIGCLFIIFLFESTCYPVIYSIAVANLGGYTKIGGGLLCAGVSGGAAYPSMQAALADVTSSRLSFLIPMTGFVPLMLYGMGMWAHKCNRRGVWSIWVKDLDGAEEAEKDARESAIRDLDEKDKAVVHQVESVKQ